A single genomic interval of Oceanithermus profundus DSM 14977 harbors:
- a CDS encoding 2-keto-4-pentenoate hydratase yields MRIKLLAFVAVLVGASAGAVSPDGLVLYWLGKTPAPAPSVATVDEGLDFQAAFVRGLVPIAGGPVGYKVGLTSKAVQERFGVDHPLRGVLLERMLLESGALVPARFGAVPVAEADLMVRVKDAGVNRARTPEEVLAHLDAVIPFIELPDLMLKKGEPLNGATITAINVGARLGVLGRPIPVEATPEFARALSEMQVYVSVDDALVMKVPGKAILGHPLNAVIWLAEDLARRGQALKAGDLVSLGSLGKPLRPQAGQTLWVGYSFGRWGGEVKVRFE; encoded by the coding sequence GTGCGTATCAAGCTGCTGGCGTTCGTGGCCGTGTTGGTGGGCGCTTCGGCGGGGGCCGTTTCGCCCGACGGGTTGGTGCTGTACTGGTTGGGAAAGACGCCGGCTCCTGCGCCGTCGGTCGCGACGGTGGACGAGGGGCTGGACTTCCAGGCCGCCTTCGTGCGCGGGCTGGTTCCCATAGCGGGCGGACCGGTGGGGTACAAGGTGGGGCTCACCAGCAAGGCGGTGCAGGAGCGGTTCGGCGTGGACCATCCGCTGCGCGGGGTGCTGCTCGAGCGCATGCTGCTCGAAAGCGGCGCGCTGGTGCCCGCGCGCTTCGGCGCGGTGCCCGTCGCCGAGGCCGACCTGATGGTGCGGGTGAAGGACGCCGGGGTCAACCGGGCGAGGACGCCCGAAGAGGTGCTCGCCCACCTCGACGCGGTCATTCCCTTCATCGAGCTGCCCGACCTGATGCTGAAGAAGGGCGAGCCCCTGAACGGCGCGACGATCACCGCGATCAACGTGGGCGCGCGGCTGGGGGTGCTGGGCCGCCCCATCCCGGTCGAGGCCACCCCGGAGTTCGCCCGGGCGCTTTCGGAGATGCAGGTCTACGTGAGCGTGGACGACGCGTTGGTGATGAAGGTGCCGGGCAAGGCGATCCTGGGGCACCCCCTCAACGCGGTGATCTGGCTCGCCGAGGACCTGGCGCGCCGCGGCCAGGCCCTGAAGGCCGGCGACCTCGTCAGCCTGGGCAGCCTGGGCAAGCCCTTGCGCCCGCAGGCGGGGCAGACCCTGTGGGTGGGCTACAGCTTCGGCCGCTGGGGCGGCGAGGTGAAGGTCCGCTTCGAATAG
- a CDS encoding DUF190 domain-containing protein encodes MQLNGTAVLARIFLGESDKMHGRPAYAVIVEEARRRGIRGATVLRGIMGFGAGSRIHSAAILRLSEDLPIVVELVDEEARIRGFLPWLGEMLGGGLVTLEKVEVVRYAAKGGA; translated from the coding sequence ATGCAGCTGAACGGTACGGCGGTACTGGCGCGGATTTTCCTGGGGGAGAGCGACAAGATGCACGGCCGTCCGGCGTACGCCGTGATCGTCGAGGAGGCGCGCCGCCGGGGAATTCGAGGCGCCACCGTCCTGCGCGGCATCATGGGCTTCGGCGCGGGCAGCCGCATCCATTCGGCGGCGATCCTGCGGCTTTCCGAGGACCTGCCGATTGTCGTGGAGCTCGTCGACGAGGAGGCGCGCATCCGCGGCTTCCTGCCCTGGCTGGGAGAGATGCTGGGCGGCGGGCTCGTCACCCTCGAGAAGGTCGAGGTCGTGCGCTACGCCGCAAAGGGCGGGGCATAG
- a CDS encoding complex I NDUFA9 subunit family protein, producing the protein MRVLLVGGSGFLGTHLARALLAAGHEVAALSRRGAGPLAGVRYLAGNADRGQGLEAVRAADAVVYLAGIIREGEQTYEAVHVRGVRRVLEAMAAAGVRRIVHVSALGARPDAPSRYHASKARGEALVQASGLEWTIFRPGLIFGEGDAFFGGVLRDLVRLPLPFVPLVGAGGYPFRPVWAGDVAAATLQALQRPRTVGRRYDLVGPHEYTYRELVRLVARTLGVRKPLWPLPVAFFALLARLPGAPLTRDQLLMLLEGNTADPGPLLADFELEHRPLEVELPRILGAG; encoded by the coding sequence ATGCGGGTGCTCCTCGTCGGCGGCAGCGGCTTCCTGGGCACCCACCTGGCCCGGGCGCTTCTGGCTGCCGGGCACGAGGTCGCCGCGCTTTCGCGCCGGGGCGCGGGCCCGCTCGCGGGGGTGCGCTACCTGGCGGGGAACGCCGACCGCGGGCAGGGGCTCGAGGCCGTCCGCGCGGCCGACGCCGTGGTCTACCTCGCCGGGATCATCCGCGAGGGCGAGCAGACCTACGAGGCGGTGCACGTCCGCGGGGTTCGCCGGGTGCTGGAGGCCATGGCCGCGGCGGGCGTGCGGCGGATCGTACACGTCTCGGCCCTGGGGGCCCGGCCGGACGCGCCCAGCCGCTACCACGCGAGCAAGGCGCGGGGCGAGGCGCTGGTGCAGGCGAGCGGGCTCGAATGGACGATCTTCCGCCCCGGCCTGATCTTCGGCGAAGGCGACGCCTTCTTCGGCGGGGTGCTCAGGGACCTGGTGCGCCTGCCGCTGCCCTTCGTCCCGCTGGTGGGCGCGGGCGGCTACCCCTTCCGCCCCGTCTGGGCGGGGGACGTGGCCGCGGCCACGCTGCAGGCGCTCCAGCGGCCGCGAACCGTGGGCCGGCGCTACGACCTGGTGGGGCCGCACGAATACACCTACCGCGAGCTCGTCCGCCTGGTGGCGCGCACCCTGGGCGTGCGCAAGCCGCTGTGGCCGCTGCCCGTGGCCTTTTTCGCGTTGCTGGCGCGCCTCCCCGGCGCGCCCCTCACCCGCGACCAGCTGCTCATGCTGCTCGAGGGGAACACCGCGGACCCCGGCCCCCTGCTTGCCGACTTCGAGCTGGAACACCGCCCCCTCGAGGTCGAACTACCCCGGATCCTCGGCGCCGGCTAG
- a CDS encoding PulJ/GspJ family protein translates to MSGARRGFTLLEVLIALAILGFLGLVFVRIFSSTFDATGNISARNELLHEAQIAQQLIASKVKLAWYVYPAGTTIKINGGKTTANALAGSSSWTVGGGPDQPFLALVLPPKDPDEDCASDRDGCYRFYAYYAFPRSHYLDDEVIDRDSDQRLDPDPRNDGTWVLMEFRSTLAGFAPNTGANPPCTNTPVPNGGLSGSGRLLVEYVQPQDASPGYTIFRVLPDGSVELRLRMLKKTAKRTVRVPPPDRPPLALKAVPRNYRVGCTGP, encoded by the coding sequence GTGAGCGGCGCACGCCGGGGCTTCACCCTGCTCGAGGTGCTGATCGCCCTGGCGATCCTTGGGTTCCTGGGCCTCGTCTTCGTCCGCATCTTCTCCTCCACCTTCGACGCCACCGGGAACATCAGCGCCCGCAACGAGCTGCTGCACGAGGCCCAGATCGCCCAGCAGCTGATCGCCAGCAAGGTCAAGCTCGCCTGGTACGTCTACCCGGCGGGCACGACGATCAAGATCAACGGCGGCAAGACCACCGCGAACGCGCTCGCCGGCTCCAGCTCCTGGACGGTGGGCGGCGGCCCGGACCAGCCCTTCCTGGCCCTGGTGCTGCCGCCCAAGGACCCGGACGAGGACTGCGCCAGCGACCGCGACGGCTGCTACCGTTTCTACGCCTACTACGCCTTTCCGCGCAGCCACTACCTGGACGACGAGGTGATCGATCGCGACAGCGACCAGCGCCTAGACCCCGACCCGCGCAACGACGGCACCTGGGTCCTCATGGAGTTCCGCAGCACCCTGGCGGGCTTTGCCCCCAACACCGGCGCCAACCCGCCCTGCACCAACACCCCGGTCCCCAACGGCGGCCTCTCCGGCAGCGGCCGGCTGCTGGTGGAGTACGTGCAACCCCAGGACGCCTCGCCGGGGTACACGATCTTCCGCGTCCTGCCCGACGGTTCGGTGGAGCTGCGCCTGCGCATGCTGAAAAAGACGGCGAAGCGAACGGTGCGGGTTCCACCACCGGACCGCCCGCCGCTCGCCCTCAAGGCCGTTCCGCGCAACTACCGCGTCGGCTGCACCGGGCCCTAG
- the crcB gene encoding fluoride efflux transporter CrcB, with product MERWLWIMAGGALGALGRYWVSGWVQQWAGSSFPWGTVGVNLIGSFLLGFVIQASLIGGWTGELRLLVAVGFLGAFTTFSTFAFEALELLRAGQGAEALAYVGLNLVLGVLLVALGMAAVAALRGA from the coding sequence GTGGAGCGCTGGCTATGGATCATGGCGGGCGGCGCCCTGGGGGCGCTCGGCCGCTACTGGGTCTCGGGCTGGGTGCAGCAGTGGGCCGGCTCGAGCTTTCCCTGGGGTACGGTCGGGGTCAACCTGATCGGCAGTTTCTTGTTGGGGTTCGTGATCCAGGCGAGCCTGATCGGCGGCTGGACCGGCGAGTTGCGCCTCCTCGTCGCCGTGGGCTTCCTGGGGGCGTTCACCACATTTTCGACCTTTGCGTTCGAGGCCCTGGAGCTGTTGCGGGCCGGCCAGGGGGCGGAGGCGCTGGCCTACGTGGGCCTGAACCTGGTGCTGGGGGTGCTGCTCGTGGCCCTGGGCATGGCCGCGGTGGCCGCGCTGCGCGGCGCGTGA
- a CDS encoding prepilin-type N-terminal cleavage/methylation domain-containing protein, protein MMRRRGFSLVELLIVLAVLGAVLAVGYASLRPLTQRSRVGEATAAVAASLQRARSFAQRANLPARWERTGAASYRLTLGANAVDARLPAGLTFANPPVGGRITYTAPYGEIDAVPHRITIRGYGFEADVRVVGVTGKVIRSNVRRAP, encoded by the coding sequence ATGATGCGCAGAAGGGGATTTTCGCTCGTCGAGCTCCTCATCGTGCTGGCCGTCCTCGGCGCGGTGCTGGCGGTGGGCTACGCCTCGCTGCGCCCCCTGACGCAACGCAGCCGGGTGGGCGAGGCGACGGCGGCGGTGGCCGCCTCGCTGCAGCGTGCCCGCAGCTTTGCCCAGCGCGCCAACCTGCCGGCGCGCTGGGAGCGCACCGGCGCGGCCAGCTACCGGCTGACCCTGGGCGCGAACGCGGTGGACGCCCGCCTGCCCGCAGGCCTGACCTTCGCCAACCCCCCGGTCGGCGGCCGGATCACCTACACCGCCCCCTACGGCGAGATCGACGCCGTCCCCCACCGCATCACGATCCGGGGGTACGGGTTCGAGGCCGACGTGCGCGTGGTCGGCGTCACCGGAAAGGTGATTCGCTCGAACGTGAGGAGGGCGCCATGA
- a CDS encoding molybdopterin-dependent oxidoreductase gives MRDDLPPGQTPTRNFPLFTVDPAPPLEAAALRLRVLGAVEHRLELGWEELAALGEEALEHDFHCVTGWSRTATRWQGVPLARVLTQAVPKPGATHALAWSRGGYSASLPLEDLTAPGVLLAWSLDGAPIPHEHGGPLRLVVPHLYGWKSVKWLAKIQLFEREVEGYWEMRGYHRRGDPWREERFG, from the coding sequence ATGAGGGACGACCTGCCTCCCGGCCAGACGCCGACGCGCAACTTCCCGCTCTTCACCGTGGACCCGGCCCCGCCCCTCGAGGCCGCGGCGCTGCGGCTGCGCGTCCTGGGTGCCGTGGAGCATCGCCTCGAGCTGGGTTGGGAGGAGCTGGCGGCGCTGGGGGAGGAGGCGCTCGAGCACGACTTCCACTGCGTCACCGGCTGGAGCCGCACCGCCACGCGCTGGCAGGGGGTGCCGCTCGCGCGGGTGCTCACGCAGGCGGTACCGAAGCCGGGCGCGACCCACGCGCTCGCCTGGTCCCGCGGCGGCTACAGCGCCAGCCTGCCGCTCGAAGACCTCACCGCCCCCGGGGTGCTGCTCGCCTGGTCGCTGGACGGCGCGCCCATTCCCCACGAGCACGGCGGACCACTGCGGCTGGTGGTGCCCCACCTCTACGGTTGGAAGAGCGTGAAGTGGCTCGCCAAGATCCAGCTCTTCGAGCGCGAGGTCGAAGGCTACTGGGAGATGCGCGGCTACCACCGCCGCGGCGATCCCTGGCGCGAGGAACGGTTCGGCTGA
- a CDS encoding DUF4900 domain-containing protein — protein MKKPLGIALVVTLLFALLLFIAIVTVSSSLSLSGKRVTANQKAALEAQYAAESGLALATTRLSLVGSEVADFIANVSDFEMPSGTDWASLRTYLQKFCGVTSEPGDPAFVPTDKPAVGSVICTADPDLVDWSDPRAAPYSIFLDGHIDASRYPGGAAPEDYWRTRLGPQTLERTLKSRGRLVTAYTVTYGFESWRAEVLPNAAVRLTFRARPTVSSGFLAKEGTDVARHKIEQAFTGELRIDLRPPSFSHFMLFTNYQRAGAGAGAERVYFYDGTLFDGPVHTNDKFNFTGRPWFGDSVTSVGCEAENADKDACLDRRPGYYYWDAGAKRHVKVTPPIDPIPPAWAEPAFEGGHAWDKDYIALPKTSGDQYRAAKRGGLFIEDDDSTSSTGAVNVEAVTLSTDVVAGVKYQFVQVHGRRNVGTRTVPGRCVADPPPPPPPGPPGPPPPPPPPPPPPPPAGPSVERWAPPLLQGALHLAARLGAPGPGRAAAAWIAEGLAATVRAQAGTCPPGQHWVGPTTAPDIRRFTYAFRIDAAGNVERNDGSGWYSVGTGFNGVIYVGRDVPGGRTSSFTLQGGGVAPPTSDVRPWETHRPRYSVARPGLCPYTVTANDGGYDCIQPSIADFMQLTVVGRNIGLNRDLVYEDRPCTSAPERRADGSVAPADCPNTGARNVLGVYSDRGAIVIKGNAPYNLHIDGVLMSASRSVYYQRWNSGPPKGYLHLTGGLIQNWYGRFGKLKPDLTIRNGYGRKFTYDPRMRNNGLVPPFFPTFDGELPWGSTAEFAGPAGGSGSGFWKPVEGP, from the coding sequence ATGAAAAAACCCCTCGGCATTGCCCTGGTCGTGACCCTCCTTTTCGCCCTATTGCTCTTCATCGCCATCGTTACCGTCAGCAGCAGCCTTTCCCTGTCCGGCAAACGCGTGACCGCCAACCAAAAGGCGGCGCTCGAAGCCCAGTACGCCGCCGAGTCCGGGCTCGCCCTGGCGACGACGCGGCTGAGCCTCGTCGGGAGCGAGGTGGCGGACTTCATCGCGAACGTCAGCGACTTCGAAATGCCCTCCGGAACGGACTGGGCCTCCCTGCGGACCTACCTCCAGAAGTTCTGCGGGGTCACGAGCGAGCCCGGCGACCCGGCCTTCGTGCCCACCGACAAGCCGGCCGTCGGAAGCGTGATCTGCACCGCCGACCCCGACCTGGTCGATTGGTCCGACCCGCGCGCGGCCCCCTACAGCATCTTTCTCGACGGCCACATTGACGCCTCCCGCTACCCCGGGGGCGCGGCGCCCGAGGACTACTGGCGCACGCGGCTGGGGCCGCAAACCCTCGAACGCACCCTGAAGAGCCGCGGCCGCCTCGTCACCGCCTACACCGTGACCTACGGCTTCGAATCCTGGCGCGCCGAGGTCCTGCCCAACGCGGCGGTGCGCCTGACCTTCCGCGCCCGGCCGACCGTGTCCAGCGGCTTCCTCGCCAAGGAGGGCACCGACGTCGCCCGGCACAAGATCGAACAGGCGTTCACCGGCGAGCTGCGCATCGACCTGCGCCCGCCCAGCTTCTCCCACTTCATGCTCTTCACCAACTACCAGCGCGCCGGCGCCGGCGCCGGCGCGGAACGCGTCTACTTCTACGACGGAACCCTCTTCGACGGACCGGTGCACACCAACGACAAGTTCAACTTCACCGGGCGGCCCTGGTTCGGCGACAGCGTGACCAGCGTCGGCTGCGAAGCCGAGAACGCCGACAAGGACGCCTGCCTGGACCGGCGCCCGGGGTACTACTACTGGGACGCGGGCGCCAAGCGCCACGTCAAGGTCACGCCCCCCATCGACCCCATCCCGCCGGCCTGGGCCGAGCCCGCCTTCGAGGGCGGACACGCCTGGGACAAGGACTACATCGCGCTCCCGAAGACGAGCGGCGACCAGTACCGCGCCGCCAAGCGCGGGGGCCTCTTCATCGAAGACGACGATTCCACCTCGTCCACCGGGGCGGTCAACGTCGAGGCCGTCACCCTGAGCACCGACGTGGTCGCCGGCGTGAAGTACCAGTTCGTCCAGGTTCACGGACGCCGCAACGTGGGCACCCGAACCGTGCCCGGGCGCTGCGTCGCCGATCCACCGCCGCCGCCCCCGCCCGGACCGCCCGGACCGCCACCTCCCCCGCCCCCACCGCCGCCGCCCCCGCCACCCGCGGGACCCAGCGTCGAACGTTGGGCGCCGCCCCTGCTCCAGGGCGCGCTGCACCTCGCGGCCCGGCTGGGCGCCCCCGGCCCCGGACGCGCGGCCGCCGCCTGGATCGCGGAGGGCCTCGCCGCGACGGTCCGCGCCCAGGCCGGGACCTGCCCGCCGGGGCAGCACTGGGTCGGCCCCACGACCGCGCCCGACATCCGGCGTTTCACCTACGCCTTCCGCATCGACGCGGCCGGCAACGTCGAGCGCAACGACGGCTCGGGCTGGTACAGCGTGGGAACCGGATTCAACGGGGTGATCTACGTGGGGCGGGACGTCCCCGGGGGCCGCACCTCCTCGTTCACCCTCCAGGGGGGCGGGGTGGCGCCGCCCACCAGCGACGTCCGCCCCTGGGAGACCCACCGGCCGCGATACAGCGTCGCCCGTCCCGGGCTCTGCCCGTACACCGTCACCGCCAACGACGGCGGCTACGACTGCATTCAACCCTCGATCGCCGACTTCATGCAGCTGACCGTCGTGGGCCGCAACATCGGCCTCAACCGCGACCTCGTCTACGAGGACCGCCCCTGCACCTCGGCCCCCGAGCGGCGGGCCGACGGGTCGGTGGCCCCGGCCGACTGCCCGAACACCGGGGCGCGGAACGTGCTGGGCGTCTACTCCGACCGGGGCGCGATCGTCATCAAGGGCAACGCCCCCTACAACCTGCACATCGACGGGGTGCTCATGTCCGCGAGTCGCAGCGTCTACTACCAGCGCTGGAACAGCGGGCCCCCCAAGGGCTACCTGCACCTGACCGGCGGGTTGATCCAGAACTGGTACGGGCGCTTCGGGAAACTCAAACCCGACCTGACGATCCGCAACGGCTACGGACGCAAGTTCACCTACGACCCGCGGATGCGCAACAACGGGCTCGTACCGCCCTTCTTCCCCACCTTCGACGGCGAGCTTCCCTGGGGCAGCACGGCCGAGTTCGCGGGCCCCGCCGGCGGGTCGGGTTCGGGCTTCTGGAAGCCGGTCGAAGGGCCATGA
- a CDS encoding ACT domain-containing protein codes for MKLMLLAEPYAVCTAPHPLEPGPGALAAVLRDADGYTWVGPEAEAPQGATCRGGWRALAVEGPLDFGLTGVLAALTAPLAEAGVPVFVLSTWATDFLLVPGARLAAARTALTAAGHELAGAEDPG; via the coding sequence ATGAAGCTCATGCTGCTCGCGGAGCCCTACGCGGTCTGTACCGCGCCCCACCCGCTCGAACCCGGGCCCGGCGCGCTGGCCGCGGTGCTGCGCGACGCGGACGGCTACACCTGGGTGGGGCCCGAAGCGGAAGCCCCGCAGGGCGCGACCTGCCGCGGCGGCTGGCGCGCGCTGGCGGTGGAGGGGCCGCTCGACTTCGGGCTGACCGGCGTGCTGGCCGCGCTCACCGCCCCGCTCGCGGAAGCGGGGGTGCCGGTCTTCGTGCTCTCTACCTGGGCGACCGACTTCCTGCTCGTGCCCGGCGCGCGGCTGGCGGCGGCCCGCACCGCCCTGACCGCCGCGGGCCACGAACTAGCCGGCGCCGAGGATCCGGGGTAG
- the alr gene encoding alanine racemase, whose product MRPTWLEIDLGALGRNCAHLAGRAPDAQLIAVVKADAYGHGAVRVARYLRERCGVRRFAVATSGEGAELRAAGIAEPVLLLGALHPDDAEGAARHGLTPTLVTLAAARAFAAARPGGRVQVKVDSGMGRVGVAPAELAGFMAAVEGLGLEVEAIYTHFAVADEDEAETRRQLAVFLEAARALPRRYPLHAANSAAILAGLGTGLDFVRPGVALYGLPPDMKEAPGLEPVLAWKARPTQVKRLPAGHGVGYGLSYRAGGEEWIATLPFGYADGFSRALSNRGWVRWRGGYAPVAGRVSMDQTTVRLPEPVGLDEVFEVVTPDLDERTGLTGRARALGTIHYELATALSRRLPRIYLGDG is encoded by the coding sequence ATGCGGCCGACCTGGCTGGAGATCGACCTGGGGGCGCTGGGGCGCAACTGCGCGCACCTGGCGGGCCGGGCCCCGGACGCGCAGCTGATCGCCGTGGTCAAGGCCGACGCCTACGGCCACGGCGCGGTGCGGGTGGCGCGCTACCTGCGGGAACGGTGCGGGGTCCGGCGCTTCGCCGTGGCCACCAGCGGCGAGGGGGCCGAGCTGCGGGCGGCCGGGATTGCCGAGCCGGTGCTGCTTCTGGGCGCGCTCCACCCGGACGACGCGGAAGGCGCCGCCCGGCACGGCCTCACCCCCACGCTCGTCACCCTGGCCGCGGCGCGCGCCTTCGCCGCGGCGCGCCCGGGCGGCCGGGTGCAGGTCAAGGTGGACAGCGGCATGGGTCGGGTGGGGGTGGCCCCGGCGGAGCTGGCGGGCTTCATGGCCGCGGTGGAGGGGCTGGGGCTCGAGGTCGAGGCGATCTACACCCACTTCGCCGTCGCCGACGAGGACGAAGCCGAAACGAGGCGGCAGCTCGCGGTCTTCCTGGAGGCCGCGCGCGCCCTGCCGCGCCGCTACCCGCTGCACGCGGCCAACTCGGCGGCGATCCTGGCCGGCCTCGGCACCGGGCTGGACTTCGTGCGTCCCGGCGTCGCGCTCTACGGCCTGCCGCCGGATATGAAAGAAGCGCCGGGGCTCGAGCCCGTCCTCGCCTGGAAGGCGCGGCCTACCCAGGTGAAGCGGCTGCCCGCGGGCCACGGTGTGGGCTACGGCCTCAGCTACCGCGCCGGAGGCGAGGAGTGGATCGCCACCCTGCCCTTCGGCTACGCCGACGGCTTTTCGCGGGCGCTTTCGAACCGCGGCTGGGTGCGCTGGCGCGGCGGCTACGCGCCGGTGGCGGGGCGGGTGAGCATGGACCAGACCACGGTGCGCCTGCCCGAGCCCGTGGGGCTGGACGAGGTCTTCGAGGTGGTGACGCCCGACCTGGACGAACGCACCGGCCTGACCGGCCGGGCACGGGCGCTGGGCACGATCCACTACGAGCTGGCCACGGCGCTCAGCCGCCGGCTGCCGCGCATCTATCTGGGGGACGGATGA
- the tgt gene encoding tRNA guanosine(34) transglycosylase Tgt: protein MAFEFRVLHQQGKARTGRLTTPHGEVATPLFMPVGTQATVKGLSNRELVEIGSQIVLANTYHLLLRPGPERVARLGGLHGFTGYTGPWLTDSGGFQVMSLGHRRVISEEGVAFSSHLNGDRILLTPERSIAVQEQLGADIVMAFDECPPYPSEPDYLKRSLERTLRWLERSLAAKTRPDQALFGITQGGVEPDLRRTSTLETIRFDLPGYAIGGLAVGEPKEKMVPVVDLSTDLLPEDRPRYLMGVGHPEDLVAGVALGVDLFDCVYPTRTGRFGYALVDGGRLNLGSARHKDDPAPIDEACDCYACQNHSRAYLTHLVRTEELLGLRLLSLHNLRYLHRLMERARAAVEAGSYGAFARAFAERRWPEGAPGWFEDAMARAGVW, encoded by the coding sequence ATGGCCTTCGAGTTCCGCGTCCTCCACCAGCAGGGCAAGGCCCGCACGGGCCGGCTCACGACCCCGCACGGCGAGGTGGCCACGCCGCTCTTCATGCCCGTGGGCACCCAGGCCACGGTCAAGGGGCTTTCGAACCGCGAGCTCGTCGAGATCGGCAGCCAGATCGTGCTCGCCAACACCTACCACCTGCTGCTCAGGCCCGGTCCCGAGCGCGTCGCGCGGCTCGGGGGGCTGCACGGCTTCACCGGCTACACCGGCCCCTGGCTCACCGACTCCGGCGGCTTCCAGGTGATGAGCCTGGGGCACCGGCGGGTGATCAGCGAGGAGGGGGTGGCCTTCTCGAGCCACCTCAACGGCGACCGCATCCTGCTCACCCCGGAGCGCAGCATCGCCGTGCAGGAGCAGCTGGGGGCGGACATCGTCATGGCCTTCGACGAGTGCCCGCCCTACCCCTCGGAGCCCGACTACCTGAAGCGCTCGCTCGAGCGCACCCTGCGCTGGCTCGAGCGCTCGCTGGCGGCCAAGACGCGCCCCGATCAGGCCCTCTTCGGCATCACCCAGGGCGGCGTCGAGCCCGACCTGCGGCGGACGAGCACGCTGGAGACGATCCGCTTCGACCTCCCCGGCTACGCCATCGGCGGCCTGGCCGTGGGCGAACCCAAGGAGAAGATGGTGCCGGTGGTGGACCTTTCCACCGACCTGCTGCCCGAGGACCGGCCCCGCTACCTGATGGGCGTGGGCCACCCCGAGGACCTGGTGGCGGGGGTGGCCCTGGGCGTGGACCTGTTCGACTGCGTCTACCCGACCCGCACCGGCCGCTTCGGTTACGCCCTGGTGGACGGGGGCCGGCTCAACCTGGGCTCGGCCCGCCACAAGGACGACCCCGCCCCCATCGACGAAGCCTGCGACTGCTACGCCTGCCAGAACCACTCGCGCGCCTACCTGACCCACCTGGTGCGCACCGAGGAGCTGCTGGGGCTGCGGCTGCTCTCGCTGCACAACCTGCGCTACCTGCACCGGCTGATGGAACGGGCGCGTGCGGCCGTCGAGGCCGGCAGCTACGGCGCCTTCGCCCGCGCCTTCGCCGAACGCCGCTGGCCCGAAGGCGCGCCCGGCTGGTTCGAAGACGCGATGGCGCGCGCCGGGGTGTGGTAG
- a CDS encoding type IV pilus modification PilV family protein — MNRNGFSLAEALVATVILGVLLAAVLGPIGGLFKMSKSNQQTLNNTTLAQQVAERVVSAWTDPARFSGGCLDLAAEPLPAGVSVTVQDLDALAAPTSAPRALAACPGGAASSAPLRRVHIVAASGGPKAEVVLDVARPASGGGGP; from the coding sequence ATGAACAGGAACGGATTCTCGCTCGCCGAAGCCCTGGTGGCCACGGTCATCCTGGGGGTGCTGCTGGCGGCGGTGCTGGGGCCGATCGGCGGGCTCTTCAAGATGAGCAAGAGCAACCAGCAGACCCTGAACAACACCACGCTGGCCCAGCAGGTGGCCGAACGCGTCGTGAGCGCCTGGACGGACCCCGCGCGGTTCTCCGGCGGCTGCCTCGACCTCGCCGCCGAACCGCTCCCCGCGGGCGTGAGCGTAACCGTACAGGACCTGGACGCCCTGGCCGCGCCCACCTCCGCCCCCCGGGCCCTCGCCGCCTGCCCGGGGGGTGCGGCCTCGAGCGCGCCGCTGCGGCGCGTGCACATCGTGGCCGCCAGCGGCGGGCCCAAGGCCGAGGTGGTGCTCGACGTCGCCCGGCCGGCGTCCGGCGGAGGCGGACCGTGA